In Fusobacteria bacterium ZRK30, the DNA window GTAAAATTAGCTGAGATGATTAGGGGGCAGATAGATGGGTAAGGTTTATATAGTGGGAGCAGGCCCTGGAGATTTAGAATTATTGACATTAAAGGGTAAAAGATGTGTAGAAGAAGCTGATTGCATTGTCTATGACAGACTGGTAAATCCTCAAATACTATCTTTAGCTCAAACAGGATGTGAATTGATATATTTAGGGAAAGGTAATACTGAAGGCGGCGTTATCCAGGATGAGATAAACAGAACTATAGTAGAAAAAGCTATAGAGGGTAAAACAGTTACAAGATTAAAGGGAGGAGATCCTTTTGTATTTGGTCGTGGAGGAGAAGAGATCTTAGCTCTAAATGAAGCTGAAATAGAATTTGAAGTGGTTCCTGGGATCACATCTTCTATATCTGTACCATCTTACTCTGGAATACCTGTTACTCACAGAAATATAGCTCGTTCATTTCATGTGTTTACAGGACATACCTCTAAAGAGGGAACTTGGCATAACTTTGAAGCTATTGCTAAGTTAGAAGGAACTTTAGTATTTTTAATGGGAATTAAAAATTTAGACCTGATAGCCGGTGATCTGATTAAATATGGAAAGTCTCCTACAACTCCTGTGGCTATAATAGAAAAAGGTAGTACAAGTAAACAGAGGGTAGTAGAGGGGACATTAAAAACTATTGTTGAGATAGCCAGGGAAGAAAAGGTTGTACCACCTGCAATTATAATTATTGGAGAGGTAGTAAACTTAAGGTCTGAATTCAATTGGTTTGAAAAATTACCGTTATTTGGTAAAAATATACTAACTACAAGAGATTATAAAAAATCTGTAGAGTTTGCCTACGAAATAGAAAAATTAGGGGGGAAAGCTACAGTATTGCCTCTTATAAATATAGAGCCTTTAGATATTGAATTGGATATAAAAGATGCTAAAGCAATATTATTTAACAGCCAGAACGGGGTAAAAACTTTCTTTGAAAAATTAGAGGATGTCCGTGTCCTGGGAGATAAAAAAATAGGTGTAGTAGGGATCAAAACCTATGAGGAGTTATTAAAACATAGGATTAAACCTGATTTTATGCCTGAAAAGTATCTGGGAGAAAGGTTAGCAGAAGAGAGTGTTAACTTTACAAAAGAAGGGGATAAAATCCTATTTATAACATCGGACATTTCACCTGTTAAGACAGAGGAATGGTCTGAAAAGATGGGTAGAAGATTTGTAGCTACCAGGATATTTAAAACAGAAAAGGTAATAACGACTGATATAGATGATAAAATAAAAGAAGTAGATATGATTACTTTTTTAAGTTCATCAGCAGTAGATGCATATATAGAGAGTTTAGGAGATAAGAAACATAACCCTGATATAAAGATAGCATCTATAGGTAAGATGACAACAAAAAGTATCGAAAGTTATGGTTTGGAAGTAGAGATTGAGGCTAAGACTTCTACAGCACAAGGTTTATTAACAGAGGTTAAAAATTATTATACTAACTTATAACAAAGGAGAAGAGTAAATGTTTAAAAGACACAGAAATTTAAGAAAAACAGCTGGAATTAGAAAATTAGTGAGAGATGTATATATAAGTGTTGATGATTTGGTATATCCAATATTTTTAGAGGAAGGAACAGGGATAAGAACTGAGATATCTTCTATGCCGGGGCAGTACAGAATGTCACTGGATATGTTAGATGCAGAGTTAGATACATTGAATGAATTAGGAGTTAATTCGGTATTATTGTTTGGAATCCCTTTGGAAAAAGACTGTGTTGGAAAAGAAGCATATAATGATACTGGTATTGTGCAAGAGGGAGTTAGACAGATCAAGAGACATTCACCTGATATGGTAGTTATAACTGACGTTTGTATGTGTGAGTATACTTCTCATGGTCACTGTGGTATCATAGATGAATCTGGGGTTATAAACGATACTACTATTGAATATATGGCAAAGATTGCTTTATCCCATGCAAAAGCTGGTGCAGATATAGTAGCTCCTTCAGATATGATGGATGGTAGAATAAAAGCAATAAGAGATATCTTAGATGAAAATGGATTTAAAGAACTAGCTATTATGAGTTATAGTGTAAAATATGCATCATCATTTTACGGACCATTCAGAGAAGCTGCTGATTCAGCTCCTACACATGGAGACAGAAAGCAATATCAAATGGACTATAGATTTAGTATAGATGCAGTATCTGAAGCCAGAGCAGACCTGGAAGAGGGAGCAGATATGGTAATAGTGAAACCGGCTCTATCATACCTAGATGTAATTAGAAAAATAAGAGATACATTTGAAGTTCCAGTAGTTGCATACAGTGTTAGTGGAGAATATGCAATGATAAAAGCAGGAGCATTAAATGGATGGATAGATGAAAAAAATATAGTTATGGAAAAAACATATGCTATGAAAAGAGCAGGAGCGAATATAATCATTACGTATTTTGCAAAAGATATAGCTAGATGGTTGAAAGAAGAGAACTAAAAATTAAGATTAAAATAAAATATTTAGCCGCCAAGTACAAAAATTTGGTGGCTAAAAAAATAAAAGGGGAGAAATTATGAATTACAAAAATTCTAAAGATATATTCGAAAAAGCGGTAAATATAATTCCAGGAGGAGTAAACAGTCCGGTTAGAGCATTTAAATCGGTGGAAAAAGAATTTCCTATCTTTGTAAAATCAGCAAATAAAGCTCATGTTATAGATGAAGACGGGAATAAATATATAGATTTTATCCAGTCGTGGGGGCCTATGATCTTAGGACACAATGATGAAAGGGTAATAAAAGCAGTTCAAGCTGCTGTCTTAGATGGTTGTTCATTTGGATTACCTACTAAAAAAGAAGTTGAACTGGCTGAACTAATCATATCTATGGTTCCTTCTATTGAAAAAGTAAGATTAACTACATCAGGTACAGAGGCTACAATGGCAGCAGTAAGAGTAGCTCGTGCATATACAAAGAAAAATAAAATCTTAAAATTTGAAGGATGTTATCATGGTCATTCAGATTCATTGTTAGTAGCAGCCGGGTCCGGTTTATTAACTGAAGGTTATCAGGATAGTAATGGTCTTACAGAGGGTGTATTAAAAGATACATTAACTCTGCCATTTGGAAACTTAGAAAAAGTGGAAAATTTAATGAAAAAAGAAGAGATAGCTTGTATCATAGTAGAGCCTATTCCTGCTAATATGGGTCTTATCGAAACTAAAAAGGAATATTTAGAAGGATTAAGAAAGTTATGTACTGAGCATAATACTGTATTGATCTTTGATGAAGTTATCAGTGGGTTTAGAATCGCAGCCGGTGGAGCACAGCAGCACTATGGGATTACTCCTGACCTGACTACATTAGGAAAGATAATTGGCGGGGGATACCCTGTAGGAGCATTTGGCGGGAAGAGAGAGATAATGGATATGATTGCACCTGTAGGAGATGTATATCATGCAGGAACACTATCAGGAAATCCTATATCAGTAACTGCCGGGTTTGAAACTTTGAGTATATTAAAAAATACTCCATCTCTATATACAGACTTAGAAAATAAAGTAGATTACATTGTAGAGGGGATATATAAGTTATCTGAAAAATATAATGTGCCGGTATGTGTTAATAAGGCAGGATCACTATTTACTATATTCTTTACAGATAAGAAAAAAGTCGAATCATTAGAAGATGTAATGGCCAGTGATACGACTAAATACTCTAAATATTTTAATACTATGTTAGAGAGTGGAGTAGTAGTACCACCTTCTAAATTTGAAGCACACTTTATGGGAGCAACTCATAGTGAAGAGATCTTAAATGAAACTTTATCTGCAATGGAAAAAGCATTTATAGAAATTTCAAAAGCTCTTTAGGGAGGTTTTATGGGAATAAAAAAATATTTCCCCATCTTACTGGATCTGGAAAAAAAAGATATCCTTGTGGTTGGAGGGGGAAAGATAGCCTATCGTAAGATAAAAACACTTTTAAATTACGGGGCTGAAATAGAGGTAATAACCCCTCAAATTGTAGAGGATAAGATCCGGCTTTTGTTTGAGGAAAAAAAGATCAATCTCACATTGAGAAAATTTGAAGATAGTGATATTGAAAATAGGTTTTTAGTTGTAGGAGCTACCAATGATAAGGAGTTAAATAGAAAGATATATGAGTTAGGAGACTCTAAAAATATTTTGGTTAACAATATAACAACTAAGGAAGACCTAAATGCAAGATTTTGTGCTGTTCACAGGGGAGAAGATTTCCAGGTAGCTGTCTCAACAGATGAAGGTGATCCTAAAAGAGCGCTGGAATTAAAAAAGCAGATTGAAAAAAGTTTAGAAAAGTAAAATACAGAGTATCATATGGGGGGGAGATCATGAAAATAGATCAATTATCAATATTTAAAGGTCTAAATCCAGAAACTATAGATCAACTAGAGAAAAAATTAAAAGTTAAGGAATATAAAAAAGGTGAGTTTGTTTTTTTTGAAAAGGATCAGGTTGAAAAAATATATGTAATAGTCTCTGGGAAAGTCACCCTCCATAGATATACTCAAAAAGCACAGAAAAAAATAATATATATACTGGGGAGCGGAGAAGTTATAAATGAAGTAATTTTTGATAAACTCCCTGCAAGTATAAATGCTGAAGTTTTTGAAAATGCTATGATATTAGAATATTCAGCTGCTGAATTAAAACAAATAATGTCTCAAGATTTTGAACTTGCATATAGAATAATACAATCTACAGGGCGAAAGGTCAGGAGACTCTACAGGCAGTTAAAGAACACCGTCCCCATAAGTCTAGATAAGAAAGTGGCCTCTAAGTTATGGAAACTGTCAAAGGATCAT includes these proteins:
- the cobA gene encoding uroporphyrinogen-III C-methyltransferase, with amino-acid sequence MGKVYIVGAGPGDLELLTLKGKRCVEEADCIVYDRLVNPQILSLAQTGCELIYLGKGNTEGGVIQDEINRTIVEKAIEGKTVTRLKGGDPFVFGRGGEEILALNEAEIEFEVVPGITSSISVPSYSGIPVTHRNIARSFHVFTGHTSKEGTWHNFEAIAKLEGTLVFLMGIKNLDLIAGDLIKYGKSPTTPVAIIEKGSTSKQRVVEGTLKTIVEIAREEKVVPPAIIIIGEVVNLRSEFNWFEKLPLFGKNILTTRDYKKSVEFAYEIEKLGGKATVLPLINIEPLDIELDIKDAKAILFNSQNGVKTFFEKLEDVRVLGDKKIGVVGIKTYEELLKHRIKPDFMPEKYLGERLAEESVNFTKEGDKILFITSDISPVKTEEWSEKMGRRFVATRIFKTEKVITTDIDDKIKEVDMITFLSSSAVDAYIESLGDKKHNPDIKIASIGKMTTKSIESYGLEVEIEAKTSTAQGLLTEVKNYYTNL
- the hemB gene encoding porphobilinogen synthase; the protein is MFKRHRNLRKTAGIRKLVRDVYISVDDLVYPIFLEEGTGIRTEISSMPGQYRMSLDMLDAELDTLNELGVNSVLLFGIPLEKDCVGKEAYNDTGIVQEGVRQIKRHSPDMVVITDVCMCEYTSHGHCGIIDESGVINDTTIEYMAKIALSHAKAGADIVAPSDMMDGRIKAIRDILDENGFKELAIMSYSVKYASSFYGPFREAADSAPTHGDRKQYQMDYRFSIDAVSEARADLEEGADMVIVKPALSYLDVIRKIRDTFEVPVVAYSVSGEYAMIKAGALNGWIDEKNIVMEKTYAMKRAGANIIITYFAKDIARWLKEEN
- the hemL gene encoding glutamate-1-semialdehyde 2,1-aminomutase, translating into MNYKNSKDIFEKAVNIIPGGVNSPVRAFKSVEKEFPIFVKSANKAHVIDEDGNKYIDFIQSWGPMILGHNDERVIKAVQAAVLDGCSFGLPTKKEVELAELIISMVPSIEKVRLTTSGTEATMAAVRVARAYTKKNKILKFEGCYHGHSDSLLVAAGSGLLTEGYQDSNGLTEGVLKDTLTLPFGNLEKVENLMKKEEIACIIVEPIPANMGLIETKKEYLEGLRKLCTEHNTVLIFDEVISGFRIAAGGAQQHYGITPDLTTLGKIIGGGYPVGAFGGKREIMDMIAPVGDVYHAGTLSGNPISVTAGFETLSILKNTPSLYTDLENKVDYIVEGIYKLSEKYNVPVCVNKAGSLFTIFFTDKKKVESLEDVMASDTTKYSKYFNTMLESGVVVPPSKFEAHFMGATHSEEILNETLSAMEKAFIEISKAL
- a CDS encoding bifunctional precorrin-2 dehydrogenase/sirohydrochlorin ferrochelatase, producing MGIKKYFPILLDLEKKDILVVGGGKIAYRKIKTLLNYGAEIEVITPQIVEDKIRLLFEEKKINLTLRKFEDSDIENRFLVVGATNDKELNRKIYELGDSKNILVNNITTKEDLNARFCAVHRGEDFQVAVSTDEGDPKRALELKKQIEKSLEK
- a CDS encoding Crp/Fnr family transcriptional regulator — translated: MKIDQLSIFKGLNPETIDQLEKKLKVKEYKKGEFVFFEKDQVEKIYVIVSGKVTLHRYTQKAQKKIIYILGSGEVINEVIFDKLPASINAEVFENAMILEYSAAELKQIMSQDFELAYRIIQSTGRKVRRLYRQLKNTVPISLDKKVASKLWKLSKDHGMICEIEDSHCRSCKKNDCWIGLEFKISITYLADMLGSTRETISRELKKLEGQGYIKWVDKRIFVKREELRQFYRR